CTCGCCAACACGTTCCTCCGCGAGTTCGTCGCCGTCCCGGGGATCGGTCCGATCTACCGGCAGTGGGAGGAGGAGGGCGTGGCGTTCCACTACGTCTCGTCGAGCCCGTGGCAACTCGCCGACAGCCTGTCGGGATTCTTCCGCGACGTCGGCCTGCCATCCGGATCGCTCCATCTCAAACTGTTCCGCCTCAAGGACTCGACGCCCCTGGGATGGCTGCCGTCACGGAAGCGCTCCAAGCGCCGGGCGATCGAGCGGATCCTCGCCGATTTTCCCGCACGGAGATTCCTCCTCGTCGGTGATTCGGGGGAACGCGATCCCGAGGTCTACGCCCAGGTCGCCCGCCGCCATCCCGGCCGCATCGCCGGGGTGATGATCCGGCGCGTCGAGGGGCCGCGGCCCGCCACCGAGAAACGCTTCGCCCGGCTCGAGCGCCGCCTGCCGGCGGGGCTGGTGCGGGTGTTCACCGATGCCGAAGAGCTCGCCACCCCGCCCGCCCATCGAGCCCCGGCGGCACCTGTCGTCCCCGGAGCCGGGCCGTGGTGAACGGGACGGCCGCGTCGGCTCACAGCGGGCTTTCGAAGGCGTCGGGGGAATGTTCGACGCGCGGCTCCCCGGCGGGGTCGAACAGCACCGTCACGACGTCGATCCGCACCGGGCAATCCTCGAGCCGGTGGCGACGGATGTAGGCCGTGGCCAACTCGGCGATCCGCCGCCGCTTGCGGCCGTCGATCGACTCGGCAGGATGGCCGTGGTCGAGGTCACTGCGCGCCCGGACCTCGACGAACACCACGGTTCGGCCGTCGAGCGCCACCAGATCGATGTCGCCGCGCAGGACACGCGCACGCCGTTCGACGATCCGATAGCCGAGGCCGGCGAGGTGCCGGGCAGCCTCGGCCTCGCCCGTCCGGCCCAGCGCGTCCCTGCCGTCGACCATCGCACCCACCAACGCACCGGCCGGGGAACCCGGCCCCGGGCCGCCGGTCGGCCCGGCCACCGGAGGACCGATGACTTCCGTTCAGGCGTCGGAGGCCGAACCCTTCTTCGAGCCAGCCACTTGGTCGTCGCGCTTCTCACGGAGGCGCACCGCCTTGCCGACGCGATCACGGAGGTAGTAGAGCTTCGCCCGGCGCGAGACGCCGGAGCGCTTCACTTCGACACGGGCGATCTTCGGCGAGTGGAGGGGAAACTTCCGCTC
This region of Planctomycetota bacterium genomic DNA includes:
- a CDS encoding YraN family protein; the protein is MVDGRDALGRTGEAEAARHLAGLGYRIVERRARVLRGDIDLVALDGRTVVFVEVRARSDLDHGHPAESIDGRKRRRIAELATAYIRRHRLEDCPVRIDVVTVLFDPAGEPRVEHSPDAFESPL
- a CDS encoding DUF2183 domain-containing protein produces the protein MIVLFPTYARQAAGGRKWRITVAGMAIRPLPRTSRRRAMAVAVLKRVMGLDDEQCAAPVFQQRSASFLFQRLVGRHVRCGVGGLQFTAGQTDRIGHFATTIDIDADRITGLGDRTPGTWLPTSAWLDDDDDAEPEAGDAAGAGIASGIVHLVPERGASVISDIDDTVKLSNVANRRELLANTFLREFVAVPGIGPIYRQWEEEGVAFHYVSSSPWQLADSLSGFFRDVGLPSGSLHLKLFRLKDSTPLGWLPSRKRSKRRAIERILADFPARRFLLVGDSGERDPEVYAQVARRHPGRIAGVMIRRVEGPRPATEKRFARLERRLPAGLVRVFTDAEELATPPAHRAPAAPVVPGAGPW